The proteins below are encoded in one region of Brassica napus cultivar Da-Ae chromosome A6, Da-Ae, whole genome shotgun sequence:
- the BNAA06G01330D gene encoding uncharacterized protein BNAA06G01330D encodes MSASFMAIAKSSETEFVSCECCGMTEEYTAAYMESVRVLYAGKLICGLCSEAVSYEMFRRQIRVDEAVAIHTKVCGEFLSSPSPTVDFISAIGEMFRRRLVLGLPRVVTSALPSPRSVPVVDGGVVCAAAVIGGAGSCLPALSGGV; translated from the coding sequence ATGTCTGCGAGTTTTATGGCGATCGCGAAGTCGTCGGAGACAGAGTTCGTGAGTTGCGAATGTTGCGGTATGACGGAAGAGTACACGGCGGCGTATATGGAGAGCGTACGCGTTCTCTACGCCGGGAAACTGATCTGCGGGCTCTGTTCCGAGGCGGTGAGTTACGAGATGTTCCGGAGACAGATCAGGGTCGACGAGGCTGTAGCGATTCACACGAAGGTTTGCGGCGAGTTTTTGTCTTCTCCGTCTCCGACCGTCGATTTCATATCGGCGATCGGAGAGATGTTTAGGAGAAGATTGGTTCTGGGTTTGCCGAGGGTCGTGACTTCAGCTTTGCCGTCGCCGAGGAGTGTTCCGGTTGTGGACGGTGGAGTGGTTTGTGCTGCAGCGGTGATTGGTGGAGCTGGGAGTTGCTTGCCTGCTTTGTCCGGTGGCGTGTAG